From a region of the Nitrospirae bacterium YQR-1 genome:
- a CDS encoding HD-GYP domain-containing protein, translating to MNAAWYNVIITPMIKTDNTHKNIHFKLIGRLTAGWLILSLLLGIIVFYVKLESIDELVIKLAESESRPLVEDKSALENLQCSTEECIENLRIDMNEHIEKGHFIIVELYDREKKRILEVESPDADTVHRYEKMVKKEKTTHKFKETTSYNRLYVSGNIFIQVFVPLQEPDGAIAGYFEGVYKVDNSTMDEITDLIAGSLLLVVVCVFATTAILYPIIIVMNKDLIKLSADLSEANIGMLVALGSAIAKRDSDTNVHNYRVTIYSVKLGERAGINKEALRSLIKGSFLHDIGKIAISDNVLLKPGKLTEEEFEIMKTHVLHGVDVVDKYNWLKDAIDVVKYHHEKYDGSGYLSGLSGNDIPLNARIFAIADVFDALTSKRPYKEPYSYAQTIAVLQQCSAKHFDPKFLDLFIEISKDLYDSFSKADDSFLEAELNGIVRKYF from the coding sequence TAAACTTATAGGCCGCCTTACGGCCGGATGGCTTATACTTTCACTGTTATTAGGGATTATAGTGTTTTATGTTAAACTTGAGAGCATTGATGAATTAGTGATTAAACTTGCAGAAAGCGAATCCAGGCCGCTGGTTGAGGATAAGAGTGCATTAGAAAATTTGCAGTGTAGTACTGAGGAGTGTATTGAAAATCTGAGGATAGACATGAATGAACACATAGAAAAGGGCCATTTTATTATTGTTGAGTTATATGACAGAGAAAAGAAAAGAATTTTAGAGGTGGAATCTCCGGATGCCGACACTGTGCATCGTTATGAAAAGATGGTAAAAAAGGAAAAAACGACCCACAAGTTTAAGGAGACAACCAGCTACAACCGGCTGTATGTTTCCGGGAATATTTTTATTCAGGTTTTTGTGCCTCTTCAGGAGCCCGATGGCGCGATAGCAGGCTACTTTGAGGGAGTCTATAAAGTTGACAACAGCACTATGGATGAAATAACAGATTTAATAGCCGGTTCTCTTTTGCTTGTAGTTGTTTGTGTTTTTGCAACTACTGCAATTCTTTATCCAATAATAATTGTTATGAATAAGGATTTGATAAAACTCTCAGCGGACCTCTCTGAGGCAAACATTGGAATGCTTGTTGCTCTTGGCAGTGCTATTGCCAAACGCGACAGCGATACAAATGTTCATAATTACCGTGTGACCATTTACTCTGTGAAACTTGGAGAACGTGCCGGAATTAATAAAGAGGCTTTAAGAAGTCTAATTAAGGGCTCATTTCTTCACGATATCGGAAAGATTGCAATATCAGACAACGTTTTATTAAAACCCGGCAAACTCACTGAAGAGGAGTTTGAAATAATGAAAACACATGTGCTCCACGGCGTGGATGTTGTTGATAAGTATAACTGGCTTAAGGATGCCATAGATGTGGTAAAGTACCACCACGAAAAATACGACGGCTCAGGGTATCTGTCCGGTTTAAGCGGAAATGATATACCTTTAAATGCCAGGATATTTGCCATTGCCGATGTCTTTGACGCTCTTACCTCTAAAAGACCCTACAAAGAGCCCTATTCCTATGCGCAAACCATCGCCGTTTTACAACAGTGCAGCGCAAAGCATTTTGACCCCAAATTCCTTGATTTATTTATAGAAATATCTAAAGACCTTTATGATTCTTTTAGTAAAGCGGATGATTCCTTTTTGGAGGCGGAACTTAATGGAATTGTCAGGAAATATTTCTGA
- the tilS gene encoding tRNA lysidine(34) synthetase TilS: protein MTTIEKVKETIRAHSMLAGSETVIVGLSGGPDSVCLLHVLKTLDLNLNLYALCVDHGMRPKETPVEIEFCAGLCRSFGIPFDVRVITNPDSIKHNKQEIFRNLRYEIFESFAYEIKATKVALGHNMDDQAETILINLIRGSGMRGLSGIPPVRGKFIRPVIGLPRGEIEAYLKTNGLKFITDSSNLKSDYLRNKVRHFLIPYLAKEFNQGIAHTLAKTGEVIREEDSYMTVQAAKKTMTLISRKSDTTVELFLPPLEVLETALLRRTLRTAIEAAASLRKVGYVHIYEIIKLIRTGKAGDTIVLPHGVKAIKGYSTLRITTEPPLKISEYELNIPGCVVLKETGLALRASVSPENIPCGGKYQVCLDGGRTAPCLTVRCRRPGDFFYPMGFGKKKKLHDFFVDEKIHRHLRDSIPLVFSGSDLIWVAGLRADHRYAVTGETTMYLKLEMTAGCL, encoded by the coding sequence GTGACAACAATAGAAAAGGTAAAAGAGACAATCAGAGCGCACTCCATGTTGGCGGGCTCTGAGACTGTTATAGTGGGGCTTTCCGGGGGGCCGGACTCAGTGTGCTTGCTGCATGTGCTGAAAACTCTCGATTTAAACCTTAACCTTTATGCCCTCTGTGTTGACCACGGAATGCGGCCAAAGGAGACCCCTGTGGAAATTGAATTTTGCGCCGGCCTTTGCCGCTCCTTTGGCATACCCTTTGACGTCAGAGTAATTACCAACCCCGATTCGATAAAACATAACAAACAGGAGATTTTTAGAAACCTCCGGTACGAAATATTTGAGAGTTTTGCATATGAGATAAAAGCAACAAAGGTGGCTTTGGGGCATAACATGGACGATCAGGCCGAGACAATTTTGATAAACCTCATAAGAGGCTCCGGCATGAGGGGGCTTTCCGGAATTCCTCCGGTCAGGGGAAAATTTATAAGACCGGTTATCGGGCTGCCCAGAGGTGAGATTGAGGCTTATCTTAAAACAAACGGATTGAAGTTTATCACGGATTCATCAAACCTAAAGTCAGACTACCTGAGAAACAAAGTACGCCATTTCCTGATACCATACCTTGCTAAAGAGTTTAACCAGGGTATTGCACACACACTTGCAAAGACCGGTGAGGTCATAAGGGAAGAGGACTCTTATATGACAGTCCAGGCAGCCAAAAAAACTATGACGCTGATTAGCAGAAAATCTGATACGACCGTTGAGCTTTTTTTGCCGCCGCTTGAGGTATTGGAGACTGCCCTGCTCAGGCGCACTCTGAGAACCGCCATAGAAGCAGCAGCTTCTCTCAGAAAGGTTGGCTATGTCCATATCTATGAAATAATAAAATTAATAAGAACCGGCAAAGCTGGTGATACCATTGTGCTGCCACACGGTGTTAAAGCAATCAAGGGATATTCCACATTGAGAATAACCACAGAACCCCCTTTAAAAATCAGCGAATATGAATTAAATATCCCCGGTTGTGTTGTATTGAAAGAAACTGGATTAGCTCTCAGAGCCTCAGTAAGCCCTGAGAATATCCCCTGTGGCGGTAAGTATCAGGTATGTCTGGATGGCGGCAGGACAGCCCCCTGTTTAACGGTACGCTGCAGGCGCCCGGGTGATTTTTTCTATCCAATGGGATTTGGTAAAAAGAAAAAACTCCATGATTTTTTTGTTGACGAAAAAATTCACAGACACCTCAGAGACTCAATACCTTTGGTGTTTTCCGGCTCTGACTTAATATGGGTGGCAGGGCTCAGAGCAGACCACAGATACGCTGTAACCGGTGAGACCACTATGTATCTTAAGCTTGAAATGACGGCAGGCTGCCTTTAG